One Dasypus novemcinctus isolate mDasNov1 chromosome 1, mDasNov1.1.hap2, whole genome shotgun sequence genomic window carries:
- the NPY2R gene encoding neuropeptide Y receptor type 2, whose protein sequence is MGPIGAEADENQTVEEMKVEQYGPGQTTSRGELAPDPEPELIDSTKLTEVRIVLILAYCSIILLGVIGNFLVIHVVIKFKSMRTVTNFFIANLAVADLLVNTLCLPFTLTYTLMGEWKMGPVLCHLVPYAQGLAVQVSTITLMVIALDRHRCIVYHLESKISKRNSFLIIGLAWGISALLASPLAIFREYSLIEIIPDFEIVACTEKWPGEEKSIYGTVYSLSSLLILYVLPLGIISFSYIRIWSKLKNHVSPGAANDHYHQRRQKTTKMLVCVVVVFAVSWLPLHAFQLAVDIDNQVLDLKEYKLIFTVFHIIAMCSTFANPLLYGWMNSNYRKAFVSAFRCEQRLDSIHSEVSVTFKAKKNMEVKNNGANDSFTEATNV, encoded by the coding sequence ATGGGCCCAATTGGTGCAGAGGCTGATGAAAACCAAACAGTGGAAGAAATGAAGGTGGAGCAATATGGGCCAGGGCAAACCACTTCTAGAGGTGAGCTGGCCCCTGACCCTGAGCCAGAGCTTATAGACAGCACCAAACTGACAGAGGTGCGGATTGTCCTCATATTGGCCtattgttccatcatcttgcttgGAGTGATTGGCAACTTCTTGGTGATCCATGTGGTGATCAAATTCAAGAGCATGCGTACAGTAACCAACTTTTTCATTGCCAATCTGGCTGTGGCAGACCTGCTGGTGAATACCCTGTGTCTGCCATTCACTCTCACCTACACCTTAATGGGGGAATGGAAGATGGGTCCTGTCCTGTGCCACCTGGTGCCCTATGCCCAGGGCCTGGCAGTCCAAGTGTCCACAATCACCTTGATGGTGATCGCCTTGGACAGGCATCGTTGCATTGTCTACCACCTGGAGAGCAAGATCTCCAAGCGCAACAGCTTCCTGATTATTGGCTTGGCCTGGGGCATCAGTGCCTTGCTGGCTAGCCCCCTCGCCATCTTCCGGGAATATTCACTGATTGAGATTATACCAGACTTTGAGATTGTGGCCTGTACAGAGAAGTGGCCGGGGGAGGAGAAGAGCATCTATGGCACTGTCTACAGTCTTTCCTCCTTGCTAATCCTGTATGTTTTGCCTCTGGGCATCATATCTTTTTCCTACATTCGTATCTGGAGTAAGCTTAAGAACCATGTTAGCCCTGGAGCTGCCAATGACCACTATCATCAGCGAAGGCAGAAAACCACCAAAATGTTggtgtgtgtggtggtggtgtTCGCAGTCAGCTGGTTGCCCCTCCATGCCTTCCAACTTGCTGTCGACATTGACAACCAGGTCTTGGACCTCAAGGAGTACAAACTCATCTTCACAGTGTTTCATATCATTGCCATGTGCTCCACCTTTGCCAACCCCCTGCTCTATGGCTGGATGAACAGCAACTACAGAAAAGCTTTCGTCTCAGCCTTCCGCTGTGAGCAGAGGTTGGACTCTATTCACTCTGAGGTGTCTGTGACATTCAAAGCTAAAAAGAACATGGAAGTCAAAAATAATGGTGCCAATGACTCTTTCACAGAGGCAACCAATGTCTAA